One window from the genome of Sphingomonas lacunae encodes:
- a CDS encoding DUF4402 domain-containing protein: protein MLTGFTGLLLASTAFVEDQATATATARAEVLQQISAVNTADLDFGTISRGSIAGQVTIAADGSGRSVSGGVSGAGGNHHPAQFLASGTPNRTYSISHDGGATLTNGSGGTLTISSLMIDGPTTRQFDANGESVIGVGGVLAVAGNQAEGSYSGSFSLTVDYQ, encoded by the coding sequence ATGCTGACGGGATTTACCGGCCTGCTGTTGGCTTCCACCGCATTTGTCGAAGATCAAGCCACCGCGACTGCGACAGCCCGGGCCGAAGTCCTGCAACAGATCAGCGCGGTCAACACTGCTGATCTTGACTTCGGCACAATTTCACGCGGCTCAATCGCCGGTCAGGTTACGATTGCAGCGGACGGCAGTGGTCGATCCGTCAGCGGTGGTGTGAGCGGCGCAGGTGGGAACCATCATCCCGCTCAATTTCTTGCATCCGGCACGCCCAACAGGACTTATTCCATCAGCCATGATGGCGGTGCGACCTTGACCAATGGAAGCGGAGGGACCCTCACAATATCGTCGTTGATGATTGATGGACCCACTACGCGCCAGTTTGACGCCAACGGCGAGTCGGTCATTGGCGTCGGGGGCGTATTGGCGGTGGCTGGAAACCAGGCCGAAGGCAGCTATTCCGGAAGTTTTTCACTGACAGTCGATTATCAATAG
- a CDS encoding DUF4402 domain-containing protein, which translates to MSISAAMASVFVPFALAAPAQAQTAGDSEAARSEAIILRPLSFFRVQDLEFGDFVPGATGGVVRVLPNGTRTATGSITLVGANHQPARFAGLGTFNRQVDISVSANSIQLTGPGAPMTLSQFEIGSTPTAILTTTPLRFRIASTTGIFNFPIGGRLAVNANQAAGTYAGTFVITLNYL; encoded by the coding sequence ATGTCGATCAGCGCCGCGATGGCGTCAGTGTTCGTTCCATTCGCACTGGCTGCCCCTGCGCAAGCGCAAACAGCTGGCGATAGCGAGGCTGCACGATCCGAAGCGATCATCTTGCGGCCGCTATCCTTCTTTCGGGTCCAGGATCTGGAGTTTGGCGATTTTGTGCCCGGTGCAACTGGCGGAGTTGTGCGAGTCCTCCCAAATGGAACCCGCACGGCCACTGGCTCAATCACACTAGTCGGCGCAAATCATCAGCCCGCGCGATTTGCGGGACTGGGCACCTTCAATCGCCAGGTCGACATATCAGTCTCTGCGAATAGCATCCAGCTGACCGGTCCTGGCGCGCCCATGACGCTTAGCCAGTTTGAGATCGGGTCGACGCCTACAGCCATCTTGACCACAACCCCGCTGCGCTTCCGCATTGCTTCGACAACTGGCATCTTTAACTTCCCCATTGGTGGACGGCTGGCGGTGAATGCCAATCAGGCGGCTGGCACTTATGCCGGGACTTTCGTAATCACTCTCAATTATCTGTAG
- a CDS encoding ABC transporter ATP-binding protein, whose product MSDQIAIRIDGLSKTYEGGKRALDNVSLSVPRGMIYGLLGPNGAGKSTLINILSGMVRKSGGRASIWGFDIDEHPRNAKASIGIVPQEIVFDPFFTPLETLEIVAGLYGVPKGKRRSMELLRAVGLEDKANAYARTLSGGMKRRLLVAKAMVHSPPIIVLDEPTAGVDIELRQQLWDYVRLLNRQGVTVVLTTHYLEEAEELCDRIAIINHGKVITDQPTRELVGMAREKAVVLTLGEDVATLPHHASFEKVEQTAPREITISYNKDRANAGDVLAAAQSAGLSIIDVSTREADLEDVFVQLTSSAKAVPT is encoded by the coding sequence ATGAGCGATCAAATTGCAATCCGTATCGATGGCCTTTCGAAGACATATGAAGGTGGCAAGCGGGCCCTGGACAATGTCAGCCTTTCTGTGCCTCGCGGCATGATCTATGGTTTGCTGGGTCCCAATGGTGCCGGCAAGTCGACGCTGATCAACATTCTCTCAGGCATGGTTCGCAAGTCGGGCGGCAGGGCCAGTATCTGGGGATTCGATATTGACGAGCACCCACGCAACGCCAAGGCATCGATTGGCATCGTCCCGCAGGAGATAGTCTTCGACCCCTTTTTCACACCCTTAGAGACGCTGGAAATCGTTGCCGGCCTCTATGGTGTGCCTAAGGGCAAGCGCCGCAGTATGGAACTGCTGCGCGCCGTCGGCCTAGAGGACAAGGCCAATGCCTATGCCCGTACCCTGTCAGGGGGCATGAAGCGCCGCCTGCTGGTGGCTAAGGCGATGGTCCATTCCCCACCGATCATCGTCCTTGATGAGCCGACCGCCGGCGTTGACATCGAATTGCGCCAGCAATTGTGGGATTATGTCCGCTTGCTCAACCGGCAGGGTGTCACAGTTGTCCTCACCACCCACTATCTCGAAGAAGCCGAGGAACTGTGTGACCGCATCGCCATCATCAACCATGGCAAGGTCATTACCGATCAGCCGACCCGGGAACTCGTCGGCATGGCGCGGGAAAAGGCGGTGGTGCTGACGCTCGGCGAAGATGTTGCGACGCTGCCGCACCACGCCAGCTTCGAAAAGGTCGAACAGACCGCTCCCCGGGAAATCACCATCAGCTACAACAAGGACCGCGCCAACGCTGGGGACGTGCTGGCGGCTGCCCAGTCGGCGGGCCTCAGCATCATAGACGTGTCGACTCGTGAGGCTGATCTTGAGGATGTGTTCGTCCAGCTGACCAGTTCTGCCAAGGCCGTCCCAACGTGA
- the nadB gene encoding L-aspartate oxidase — MTGHDVIIIGSGAAGLTAALTLAERHKVLVLAKGALSDGSTAWAQGGIAAVLDAGDTFESHIEDTMVAGAGLNQRDVVEFVVENAPAAIERLAELGVPFNAGEEGNNLSLGERWHLTREGGHSHRRIVHVDDATGAAVQRALEKAAAANPNITLKPDMVVVDLITGRHQEHYSGAGHVWGVYAYDRATQKVEAFTARATILATGGAGRTYLFSTAPRGATGDGIAMAWRAGARVANMEFMQFHPTCLYNLEVKNFLITEAVRGEGGQLKLPTTGERFMPRFDPREELAPRDVVARAIDHEIKRLGLDYVHLDISHKPADFVKQHFPNIHDKLLGLGIDITKQPIPVVPAQHYTCGGVVVDKAGRTDLPGLYAAGEVTMSGLHGANRLASNSLLECFVYGEAAARDIIANFTSLPEPPPIRPWDESRVTETDEEVIVQHNWREIRRFMWDYVGIVRTTKRLERAMHRVNLLAQEVDDYYGHFRVTPDLIELRNLLEVARLIVRSALARKESRGLHYTTDYPMTLPEARDTVLVP, encoded by the coding sequence GTGACTGGCCACGACGTCATCATCATCGGCTCCGGCGCGGCAGGTCTCACGGCTGCGCTGACGTTGGCCGAACGGCACAAGGTGCTGGTGCTTGCCAAGGGCGCGTTGAGTGATGGTTCGACAGCATGGGCACAGGGCGGCATCGCTGCGGTGCTGGACGCCGGGGACACGTTCGAAAGCCATATCGAGGACACGATGGTGGCCGGTGCGGGCCTCAACCAACGTGATGTGGTCGAATTTGTTGTCGAAAACGCGCCTGCCGCCATCGAGCGGCTGGCTGAACTTGGTGTGCCGTTCAATGCCGGGGAGGAAGGAAATAACCTGAGCCTTGGCGAACGGTGGCACCTGACCCGCGAAGGCGGCCACAGCCACCGCCGCATCGTCCATGTCGATGACGCGACCGGCGCGGCGGTGCAGCGGGCACTGGAAAAGGCGGCGGCAGCCAACCCCAATATCACGCTCAAACCTGACATGGTTGTCGTCGACCTGATTACCGGAAGGCATCAGGAACACTATAGCGGCGCCGGCCATGTCTGGGGCGTCTATGCTTATGACCGCGCCACGCAAAAGGTTGAGGCGTTCACCGCTCGCGCCACCATCCTCGCTACCGGCGGGGCAGGACGGACCTATCTCTTCTCGACCGCCCCACGCGGCGCGACCGGGGACGGCATCGCCATGGCCTGGCGGGCGGGAGCGCGCGTCGCCAACATGGAATTCATGCAATTCCACCCGACCTGTCTCTACAATCTCGAGGTCAAGAATTTCCTGATTACAGAGGCGGTTCGCGGTGAGGGCGGCCAGCTGAAACTGCCGACCACCGGCGAGCGTTTCATGCCACGCTTTGACCCGCGTGAGGAATTGGCCCCGCGTGATGTTGTCGCCCGCGCCATCGACCACGAGATCAAGCGGCTGGGCCTTGATTATGTGCATCTCGACATCAGCCACAAACCTGCCGACTTTGTGAAACAGCATTTCCCGAACATCCATGACAAGCTGCTCGGGCTCGGCATCGACATCACCAAACAGCCGATCCCCGTGGTCCCCGCCCAGCATTATACGTGCGGCGGCGTGGTGGTGGACAAGGCAGGCCGGACAGACCTGCCGGGCCTCTATGCGGCTGGCGAAGTGACCATGTCGGGCCTGCACGGCGCCAACCGTCTCGCTTCCAACTCCCTCCTCGAATGCTTTGTTTACGGCGAAGCGGCCGCGCGGGACATCATCGCCAATTTCACCAGTCTCCCCGAACCACCGCCGATCCGACCGTGGGATGAAAGCCGCGTTACCGAAACGGACGAGGAAGTTATCGTCCAGCACAATTGGCGCGAAATCCGCCGCTTCATGTGGGACTATGTCGGCATTGTCCGCACCACCAAGCGGCTTGAACGGGCGATGCACCGCGTCAATTTGCTGGCGCAGGAAGTCGACGATTATTACGGCCACTTCCGCGTCACGCCCGACCTGATCGAGCTCAGAAACCTGCTCGAAGTCGCCCGCCTCATCGTTCGCAGCGCGCTGGCCCGCAAGGAAAGCCGGGGCCTGCACTATACTACCGACTATCCCATGACCCTGCCCGAGGCGCGCGATACGGTGCTTGTTCCTTAA
- a CDS encoding M20 metallopeptidase family protein, translated as MTVQPAPLVAEAEALLPDLVALRRAIHREPELGLHNPKTRDKIKAALAGLPLELAEGPSTTGIVATLRCGGGGNGRTVLLRGDMDALPLIEETGLDYASETHGAMHACGHDTHVAMLVGAAKLLCARRDQLSGTIQFMFQPGEEGHHGARYMLDDGIISPLPDAAFALHVMPNAPHGLFAGRGGPLMASSDVIKIAVRGAGGHASMPHDAVDPIPVACAIVSAIQMMVTRRVSVFDPAVVTIAKIVAGTTNNIIPEVAHMEGTIRTLSAHQRAAVARELRQLVPAIAAAHGCTGEIEIIEGFPVTVCDDRAVRFGANVVRDTFGAASWRLMDAPVMGAEDFSYVLEKVPGAMFFLGASHEGDDWRACCGLHSNHMVLDDSVMARGAAWHAAVAERFLNEGLGV; from the coding sequence ATGACCGTGCAGCCCGCCCCCCTTGTTGCCGAAGCAGAGGCTTTGCTGCCTGATCTTGTGGCGCTGCGCCGCGCCATTCACCGTGAGCCCGAACTGGGCCTGCACAACCCGAAAACGCGAGACAAGATCAAGGCGGCGCTCGCCGGCCTGCCGCTTGAACTGGCCGAAGGGCCGTCGACCACCGGCATTGTCGCGACGCTGCGCTGTGGCGGCGGCGGCAATGGCCGCACCGTGCTACTGCGCGGGGACATGGACGCGCTGCCGCTGATCGAGGAAACCGGCCTTGATTATGCCAGCGAGACGCACGGCGCGATGCATGCCTGTGGCCATGACACACATGTCGCCATGCTGGTCGGCGCGGCCAAGCTGCTCTGTGCCCGTCGTGACCAGCTGTCGGGCACCATCCAGTTCATGTTCCAGCCGGGTGAGGAGGGGCATCATGGCGCGCGCTATATGCTTGATGATGGCATCATCAGCCCGCTGCCCGACGCAGCCTTTGCCCTCCACGTCATGCCCAACGCGCCGCATGGCCTGTTTGCCGGGCGCGGCGGGCCGCTAATGGCCTCATCCGATGTGATCAAGATTGCCGTCCGGGGCGCGGGCGGCCATGCCTCCATGCCGCATGACGCGGTCGATCCGATCCCGGTCGCCTGCGCCATTGTCTCTGCCATCCAGATGATGGTGACGCGGCGCGTCTCGGTGTTCGATCCCGCCGTGGTGACCATCGCCAAGATCGTCGCGGGGACGACCAACAATATCATCCCCGAAGTCGCGCATATGGAGGGGACGATCCGTACCCTTTCGGCGCATCAGCGCGCGGCTGTCGCCAGGGAGTTACGCCAGCTGGTGCCCGCCATTGCCGCCGCCCATGGCTGCACCGGAGAGATTGAGATTATCGAGGGCTTTCCCGTGACGGTGTGCGATGACCGGGCCGTGCGCTTCGGGGCCAACGTGGTACGCGATACCTTTGGCGCAGCCTCATGGCGCCTGATGGACGCCCCTGTCATGGGTGCCGAAGATTTCAGCTATGTCCTCGAAAAGGTGCCGGGCGCGATGTTCTTCCTCGGCGCGAGCCACGAAGGGGACGATTGGCGTGCATGCTGCGGCCTCCACTCGAACCACATGGTCCTCGACGACAGCGTCATGGCCCGCGGCGCGGCCTGGCACGCTGCGGTGGCAGAACGCTTCCTGAACGAAGGGTTGGGGGTTTAA
- a CDS encoding TetR/AcrR family transcriptional regulator produces the protein MAVTEALDIERESKGGRTRRRIMAEVQSMIDEVGIHAISQDAVARRVGITQSALRHHFPTRESMFDAIFDHIFSGFYLSAERVLLEPGHDPRQRLLMLCELHLDYVVSESDRVALQSFAHYVDNAELLARQSGWYHWITDHYAALLGAIRPELDGTTCRGRALAILTMSIGAWITIGRSRPAWPSLPGIAGRDALLRAIEHLIDA, from the coding sequence GTGGCAGTCACCGAGGCATTGGACATCGAACGCGAATCAAAGGGTGGGCGGACCCGGCGGCGAATCATGGCCGAGGTACAGTCGATGATCGACGAGGTTGGCATCCACGCCATTTCGCAAGACGCCGTGGCACGCCGCGTCGGCATTACGCAAAGCGCGCTTCGCCACCATTTTCCGACGCGCGAAAGCATGTTCGACGCGATCTTCGACCATATCTTTAGTGGCTTCTACCTCTCGGCGGAGCGTGTTCTACTCGAACCAGGACATGATCCGCGCCAGCGCCTGCTGATGCTGTGCGAACTGCATCTCGACTATGTCGTCAGCGAAAGTGATCGCGTCGCACTGCAATCCTTCGCTCACTACGTCGACAATGCCGAATTGCTCGCCCGGCAAAGCGGCTGGTATCACTGGATTACCGATCATTATGCCGCCTTGCTCGGCGCAATCAGGCCAGAGCTTGATGGGACTACCTGTCGAGGCCGCGCCCTCGCAATCCTGACCATGAGCATTGGTGCCTGGATCACCATTGGTCGCTCACGCCCCGCTTGGCCCTCCTTGCCCGGCATTGCTGGCCGCGACGCCTTGTTGCGGGCCATCGAACATTTGATTGATGCGTAA
- a CDS encoding TauD/TfdA dioxygenase family protein, which translates to MSLNVQNITPVIGAEVSGIDLAKIDDLTAVTLRKLLADRGVLVFREQQLDHAAHKRAAACFGTGELHHHPLAATAGGADPAVLPIRTTAQSAYAAGDGWHTDVSCDTTPIRASLLYMHQVPDCGGGDTVFASMTEAHALLSEPVKELIGKLRAVHDGALPWRQGYGKEPPVGTAYNRNAHPMVIVHPDNGKPLLWVNRGFTTHIEGLSRLESRALLEMLFQHIESTPRIQCRVRWDAQTLVIWDNIATQHHAVWDYFPHTRHAERVSVIGGSLQAA; encoded by the coding sequence ATGTCCTTGAACGTGCAGAACATCACACCAGTGATTGGCGCCGAGGTTTCCGGGATTGATCTGGCCAAGATTGACGATCTGACCGCCGTCACCCTGCGTAAGTTGCTGGCGGATCGCGGCGTGCTGGTATTTCGGGAGCAACAGCTTGACCATGCGGCGCACAAGCGCGCTGCAGCCTGTTTCGGCACGGGTGAATTGCACCACCACCCCTTGGCAGCGACGGCGGGCGGTGCCGATCCGGCGGTTTTGCCGATCAGGACAACAGCACAATCAGCCTATGCTGCGGGCGATGGCTGGCACACCGATGTGTCCTGCGACACAACGCCGATCCGCGCATCATTGCTGTATATGCACCAAGTGCCTGACTGCGGCGGCGGTGATACTGTGTTCGCCAGCATGACCGAAGCCCATGCCCTGTTGTCCGAGCCAGTGAAGGAACTGATCGGCAAGTTGCGTGCGGTGCACGACGGGGCGCTGCCCTGGCGGCAGGGTTATGGCAAGGAGCCGCCAGTCGGCACCGCCTATAATCGCAACGCTCACCCGATGGTGATTGTCCACCCTGACAATGGCAAGCCGTTGTTGTGGGTCAATCGCGGATTCACCACGCATATCGAGGGTCTCAGCAGGTTGGAAAGCCGGGCGTTGTTGGAAATGCTGTTCCAGCACATTGAATCGACGCCCCGCATTCAGTGCCGGGTGCGGTGGGACGCCCAGACGCTGGTTATCTGGGATAACATCGCGACCCAGCATCACGCCGTGTGGGACTATTTCCCCCATACCCGCCATGCCGAACGCGTGTCGGTTATCGGCGGCTCGTTACAGGCGGCTTGA
- a CDS encoding MFS transporter — MALAQGGQRSPYLLLGFFLLLHVLNQVDRNLIAGFGPEIVRDLGLSRTQFGIVAGIAFTAFYAVTALAAGVLADRFGRVRILALGLATWSAFTALSGLARGFLSLVAMRPLVATGEATLIPAATAILSERFSPQRRASAIGIFFMGVPLGVGASFFLAGQLGPILGWRGVFVLLGLLGLILVLALKLLVDENATSRSLSDATQDEAQPSPSRSATAVLADLGRELRTNADLRLAILGSVLMHVYLAGGPFVKIWLLEERGFDGNGIAMTYGLALLVFGVIGAVAGGTLADLYAKRFPGGRAMFLALFVTALAPLIMAFRLADAGSILFYVGMGAGILFFSSFYGPAFAVMQSVSPARLHASVTGLAMLLVNVLALGIGGVLIGVVSDVLVAQGRHDALSLPLIIADIISLLTIFCFARIGWREWRNSAQSVAGA, encoded by the coding sequence TTGGCACTCGCGCAAGGTGGCCAGCGCAGCCCCTACCTGCTGCTAGGCTTTTTCCTGTTGTTACATGTACTCAATCAGGTTGATCGTAATCTGATTGCAGGATTTGGACCGGAAATCGTGCGCGATCTGGGCCTCAGTCGCACCCAGTTTGGTATCGTAGCGGGTATCGCCTTTACCGCGTTTTACGCGGTAACGGCTCTGGCGGCGGGCGTTCTGGCAGACCGCTTTGGCCGGGTGCGGATATTGGCGCTAGGTCTGGCCACATGGAGTGCATTCACGGCCCTGTCAGGTCTGGCGCGGGGCTTTCTCTCTCTGGTCGCCATGCGACCACTGGTCGCCACGGGCGAGGCGACGCTTATCCCGGCGGCGACAGCTATCCTGTCTGAACGATTTTCGCCGCAACGGCGGGCGTCAGCTATCGGCATCTTTTTCATGGGCGTGCCGCTGGGCGTAGGAGCCAGCTTTTTTCTGGCGGGGCAGCTCGGCCCGATACTAGGCTGGCGCGGCGTTTTTGTCTTGCTAGGCCTGCTGGGCCTGATCTTGGTGCTGGCCCTGAAGCTGCTGGTTGATGAAAATGCCACATCGCGCTCCCTTTCGGATGCAACACAAGATGAGGCACAGCCGTCCCCGTCACGATCGGCTACTGCCGTCCTGGCTGATCTGGGCCGAGAATTGCGGACCAATGCCGACCTGCGGCTTGCCATATTGGGGTCGGTCCTCATGCATGTCTATTTGGCAGGCGGGCCGTTTGTGAAGATTTGGCTGTTGGAAGAGCGCGGCTTTGATGGCAATGGCATTGCCATGACCTATGGTCTTGCGTTGCTTGTTTTCGGCGTAATCGGCGCGGTCGCTGGGGGCACTTTGGCAGACCTTTATGCAAAGCGGTTTCCTGGCGGTAGAGCGATGTTCCTGGCGCTCTTTGTCACCGCGCTGGCGCCGCTGATCATGGCGTTCCGCTTGGCCGATGCTGGATCGATCCTGTTTTACGTCGGAATGGGAGCCGGTATCCTGTTCTTTTCGTCTTTTTATGGGCCGGCGTTTGCAGTGATGCAGTCGGTATCGCCAGCGCGGCTCCATGCCTCAGTCACGGGGCTGGCGATGCTGCTTGTCAACGTATTGGCGCTCGGCATCGGCGGCGTCCTCATCGGCGTTGTCAGCGATGTATTGGTGGCACAAGG